The Agromyces sp. LHK192 genome includes a window with the following:
- a CDS encoding class II glutamine amidotransferase, whose amino-acid sequence MCRWLAYSGAAIRPALLILDTRHSLVAQSLNSPLGAEPVNGDGFGVGWYPMTDAAPPGSAVEPALFHSIEPAWHDENLRELTRAIESPLFFAHVRAAAGPPIQQTNCHPFRHGKWLFMHNGALAHLSRMRRDLMLALDPELFPLVHGTTDSELVFYLAITYGLQDDPVAGLGRAVRRIEEIADAHGIRDAVQGTFAVSDGQTMWAFRYSTMHRTRTLFASADMATLQAMYPDMERLRVFDAGARVVVSEPLTDLPGAFVEIEESTVVTLDADGMREAPFLRDAA is encoded by the coding sequence ATGTGCCGGTGGCTGGCGTATTCGGGGGCGGCGATCCGCCCCGCGCTGTTGATCCTCGACACCAGGCATTCGCTCGTCGCGCAGTCGTTGAACTCGCCGCTCGGTGCCGAGCCGGTCAACGGCGACGGGTTCGGCGTCGGCTGGTATCCGATGACGGATGCCGCGCCGCCGGGGTCGGCGGTGGAGCCGGCGCTGTTCCACAGCATCGAGCCGGCGTGGCACGACGAGAACCTGCGCGAGCTGACGCGGGCGATCGAGTCGCCGTTGTTCTTCGCGCACGTGCGGGCGGCGGCGGGCCCGCCGATCCAGCAGACCAACTGCCATCCGTTCCGTCACGGGAAGTGGCTGTTCATGCACAACGGCGCGCTCGCGCATCTCTCGCGCATGCGGCGTGACCTGATGCTCGCGCTCGATCCCGAGCTGTTCCCGCTCGTGCACGGCACGACCGACTCGGAGCTCGTGTTCTACCTGGCGATCACGTACGGGCTGCAGGACGACCCGGTCGCCGGGCTCGGTCGGGCGGTCCGCCGGATCGAGGAGATCGCGGACGCCCACGGCATCCGCGACGCGGTGCAGGGCACGTTCGCCGTCTCCGATGGGCAGACCATGTGGGCGTTCCGCTACTCGACGATGCACCGCACCCGGACGCTCTTCGCCTCGGCCGACATGGCGACGCTCCAGGCGATGTATCCCGACATGGAGCGGTTGCGCGTGTTCGACGCGGGCGCGCGCGTCGTCGTGTCGGAGCCGTTGACCGACCTGCCTGGCGCGTTCGTCGAGATCGAGGAATCCACGGTGGTGACGCTCGACGCGGACGGGATGCGCGAGGCGCCGTTCCTCCGGGACGCGGCGTAG
- a CDS encoding serine hydrolase has translation MVAAVFALSGCTGGSVDPAARYDGVDAEVTGDPAAALQQVLVDAVALSGSSGGVASVSAPWAGDWSGAVGVVGFDEGAATTTPDSRFRMAGVSSMVTCLLLMRLVDAGTVALDDQVGQYVDDMPGLDGITLEQLCSHESGLADYRPSLYAHFIHNPERVWSRIELISAGVARDRVGAPGQLYSYSDTGLLLLAVALERASHRDWNDLVRQYVLEPLDLEDTELPAADTVAPDGVIGAYVSPPGADGAPDCAARVDDSRQSSSMGGEASGLVSSLDDAVVLAQANAGGALVGEHSYREQWATELVPGAAPWVSQGIGGTQYGPLRGTASATVGVLTAAFSDPETGLTVVISVNNSSSGQDFIREASFALASIASKLPAAEGQAQPLIELPWSVEQAREKMTQSARCSTPAA, from the coding sequence ATGGTCGCTGCCGTCTTCGCGCTGTCCGGATGCACCGGCGGATCGGTCGATCCGGCGGCACGCTACGACGGCGTCGACGCCGAGGTGACCGGCGATCCGGCGGCGGCGCTCCAGCAGGTGCTCGTCGACGCCGTGGCCTTGAGCGGGTCGAGCGGCGGAGTGGCATCCGTCTCCGCGCCGTGGGCCGGCGACTGGTCGGGCGCGGTCGGCGTCGTCGGCTTCGACGAGGGCGCCGCGACGACGACCCCGGACAGCAGGTTCCGGATGGCGGGCGTGTCGTCGATGGTGACCTGCCTGCTGCTGATGCGCCTCGTGGATGCCGGCACCGTGGCACTCGACGACCAGGTCGGACAGTACGTGGACGACATGCCCGGTCTCGACGGGATCACGCTCGAGCAGCTCTGCAGCCACGAGTCCGGACTCGCCGACTACCGCCCGTCGCTGTACGCCCACTTCATCCACAACCCCGAGCGGGTGTGGTCGCGGATCGAGTTGATCTCGGCCGGGGTCGCACGCGACCGGGTGGGCGCGCCCGGCCAGCTGTACTCGTACTCCGACACGGGCCTGCTGCTGCTCGCGGTCGCGCTCGAGCGCGCGTCGCACCGGGACTGGAACGACCTGGTCCGCCAGTACGTGCTCGAGCCGCTCGACCTCGAGGACACGGAGCTGCCCGCGGCCGACACCGTCGCGCCGGACGGGGTGATCGGCGCGTACGTGTCGCCGCCCGGCGCCGACGGCGCTCCCGACTGCGCGGCGCGCGTCGACGACTCGCGGCAGTCGAGTTCGATGGGCGGGGAGGCATCCGGTCTCGTGTCGTCGCTCGACGACGCCGTCGTGCTCGCCCAGGCGAACGCGGGCGGCGCGCTCGTCGGCGAGCATTCGTACCGCGAGCAGTGGGCCACGGAGCTGGTTCCCGGCGCGGCGCCGTGGGTCTCGCAGGGTATCGGCGGCACGCAGTACGGGCCGCTGCGCGGCACCGCGAGCGCGACCGTCGGCGTCTTGACCGCGGCCTTCTCGGACCCCGAGACGGGCCTCACCGTCGTCATCTCGGTGAACAACTCCAGTTCGGGGCAGGACTTCATCCGCGAGGCGTCGTTCGCGTTGGCGTCCATCGCGTCGAAGCTGCCCGCCGCGGAAGGGCAGGCCCAGCCGCTGATCGAGCTGCCGTGGTCGGTCGAACAGGCCAGGGAGAAGATGACCCAGAGCGCGAGGTGCTCCACGCCCGCGGCGTAG
- a CDS encoding ATP-dependent RecD-like DNA helicase: MTVPDVTLTPEQAAVFDAIEHTREHVFVTGRAGTGKSTLLTHLNWHTQKQIVICAPTGVAALNVGGQTIHSLFRLPIGLIADHDIEQNDAVRKILNAMDTLVVDEVSMVNADLMDAMDRSLRQARQRPTEPFGGAQVVLFGDPYQLAPVPGDGDERRYFQDTYRSLWFFDAKVWDEASLRIYELGEVHRQHDDAFKHMLNAVRHGMVTAEIAGVLNTTGARRPLPEHGAITLATRNDAVNRINRTQLHRLPGQSQANEADVNGDFGGRAFPAEERLELKVGAQVMFLRNDTMVRGDGPRWVNGTIGTVTSLAREVRVAVDGEEHEVEPATWEKYRYSWDAGRKRLEKEIVAEFTQFPLRLAWAVTIHKSQGASYDTAIVDLGARVFSPGQTYVALSRLTSLEGLYLSRPLRPNDIIVDPNVERFMSGALREIGRVPGG, from the coding sequence TTGACCGTGCCCGACGTGACCCTGACCCCGGAGCAGGCGGCGGTGTTCGACGCGATCGAGCACACGCGCGAGCACGTGTTCGTCACGGGTCGTGCCGGAACGGGCAAGTCGACGCTGCTCACGCACCTGAACTGGCACACGCAGAAGCAGATCGTCATCTGCGCACCGACCGGCGTGGCCGCGCTGAACGTCGGCGGACAGACGATCCACTCGCTGTTCCGCCTGCCGATCGGGCTCATCGCCGACCACGACATCGAGCAGAACGACGCGGTCCGCAAGATCCTGAACGCCATGGACACGCTCGTCGTCGACGAGGTGTCGATGGTCAACGCCGACCTGATGGACGCCATGGACCGGTCGCTCCGGCAGGCGCGCCAGCGGCCGACCGAACCGTTCGGCGGTGCGCAGGTCGTGCTCTTCGGCGATCCGTACCAGCTCGCACCGGTGCCCGGGGACGGCGACGAGCGGCGGTACTTCCAGGACACGTACCGCTCGCTCTGGTTCTTCGACGCGAAGGTGTGGGACGAGGCATCCCTGCGCATCTACGAACTCGGCGAGGTGCACCGGCAGCACGACGACGCGTTCAAGCACATGCTGAACGCGGTCCGCCACGGCATGGTGACCGCCGAGATCGCGGGCGTGCTCAACACGACGGGCGCTCGGCGGCCGCTTCCCGAGCACGGCGCGATCACCCTCGCGACGCGCAACGACGCGGTCAACCGCATCAATCGCACCCAGCTGCACCGGTTGCCGGGGCAGTCGCAGGCGAACGAGGCGGATGTGAACGGCGATTTCGGCGGCCGCGCGTTCCCCGCCGAGGAGCGGCTCGAGCTGAAGGTCGGCGCGCAGGTGATGTTCCTCCGCAACGACACGATGGTGCGCGGCGACGGGCCGAGGTGGGTGAACGGCACGATCGGCACGGTGACGTCGCTGGCGCGCGAGGTGCGGGTCGCCGTCGACGGCGAGGAGCACGAGGTCGAACCGGCGACCTGGGAGAAATACCGCTACTCGTGGGACGCGGGGCGCAAGCGCCTCGAGAAGGAGATCGTCGCCGAGTTCACGCAGTTCCCGCTGCGGCTCGCGTGGGCGGTCACGATCCACAAGTCGCAGGGCGCCAGCTACGACACGGCGATCGTCGACCTGGGCGCCCGCGTCTTCAGCCCGGGGCAGACCTACGTGGCGCTCAGCCGGCTGACGAGCCTCGAGGGGCTGTACCTGTCGCGACCGTTGCGGCCGAACGACATCATCGTCGATCCGAACGTCGAGCGGTTCATGTCGGGCGCGCTGCGCGAGATCGGCCGCGTGCCGGGCGGCTGA